Proteins co-encoded in one Jeotgalibacillus malaysiensis genomic window:
- a CDS encoding glutaredoxin, whose translation MLTLAQEDFGFEIEERDIDTSDEWTEKYGLMIPVIEVEGEIIQAGNIDFVTISKRFQKMS comes from the coding sequence ATGCTTACGCTCGCCCAGGAAGATTTCGGTTTTGAAATAGAAGAACGTGATATTGATACGTCTGATGAGTGGACGGAGAAGTATGGCCTGATGATTCCAGTAATCGAAGTAGAGGGTGAAATTATTCAGGCTGGCAATATTGATTTTGTGACAATAAGTAAACGTTTTCAAAAAATGTCTTGA